From the genome of Mycobacterium dioxanotrophicus, one region includes:
- a CDS encoding chorismate mutase, with amino-acid sequence MRKPGTAAWIACTAVLVGVGGALGVPAVHADPESPLLPLIDAAAQRLQTADAVAAYKYRAGGAVDDPKREQQVIDAVTAAATAAHIDPGYVGNVFRNQIDATSSVEYSRFAQWKIDPAAVPAAAPDLSETRATIDRLNQTMVREMAAQWDDLHSPSCAADRDAALSAVTTSRELDPVYQSALAYATHAYCP; translated from the coding sequence TTGCGTAAACCCGGAACCGCCGCGTGGATTGCCTGCACGGCGGTCCTCGTCGGCGTCGGCGGAGCCCTCGGCGTACCCGCGGTGCACGCCGATCCGGAAAGTCCGCTGCTCCCACTGATCGACGCCGCAGCGCAGCGCCTTCAGACGGCCGACGCCGTGGCCGCGTACAAGTACCGCGCCGGTGGCGCGGTGGACGACCCGAAGCGTGAGCAGCAGGTGATCGATGCTGTGACGGCGGCAGCCACGGCCGCCCACATCGATCCGGGCTACGTCGGCAACGTCTTTCGCAACCAGATCGACGCGACGAGTTCCGTCGAGTACTCGCGGTTCGCGCAATGGAAGATCGATCCTGCTGCGGTGCCGGCCGCGGCGCCGGACCTGTCCGAGACGCGTGCGACGATCGACCGGCTCAACCAGACCATGGTGCGGGAGATGGCCGCACAGTGGGATGACCTGCACTCACCGTCTTGCGCCGCGGACCGCGACGCCGCACTGAGCGCCGTCACCACCTCCCGGGAGCTCGACCCGGTCTATCAGTCCGCGCTGGCGTACGCCACGCATGCGTATTGCCCGTGA
- a CDS encoding non-ribosomal peptide synthetase, translated as MSIDSSRTLLSFDLLDDGEHDQLDEWGNRAVLTGPARTPVSIPTLFSRQAVRAPQAVALVCGDRSWTYRELNETTNRLAHMLADHGAGPGETVALLLPRSGQAIVAILAVLKTGAAYLPIDPAHPDARIEFMMSDAMPVAALTTADLRTRLDGTDVPVLDIDDPAVDSKPSTALPGPKPDDLAYMTYTSGTTGVPKAVAVTHNNVTQLVDGLHADLPSGPGQVWSQWHSLVFDVSVWEIWGALLRGGRLVVVPESIASSPEDLHKLLVAEKVTVLCQTPSAAGMLSSEHLDSTTLVVAGEACPTELVDRWATPGRVMINAYGPTEATIYAAMSKPLKAGSGVAPIGSPVPGAALFVLDQWLRPAPEGVVGELYVAGTGVATGYSRRPGLTASRFMACPFGKPGDRMYRTGDLVRWGDDGQLQYLGRSDEQVKIRGYRIELGEVQAALARLDGVDQAVVIAREDRPGDKRLVGYITGTADPTALRAELAQRLPTYMVPAAVVTIESIPLTVNGKLDKRALPAPEYRSNGSDYRAPSTPVEEILAEIYAQVLGQQRVGVDDSFFDLGGDSILSMQVVARARAAGVSCRPRDIFVEQTVSRLAQVSRFTDAESTVVDDGIGPVVATPIMRWLQTVQGPVDQFNQTLVLQAPDGVTEADVLVVLQALLDRHATLRLQAPIVDGDWSLLVPDQGAVAARSCLRTVEALSDDALIEARSRLNPATGAMLSAVWAAEPRQLVLMIHHLAVDGVSWRILLEDLNIAWAQHHSGQQVELPSGGTSFARWTALLADHARDTAVVELADTWRRVAQTPAALPAVQPDIDTYANAGQLSVSLDADTTKQLLAEVPAAFHAGVQDILLIAFGLAWAEYLGTGAAPIGIDVEGHGRVEDLASDVDLSRTVGWFTSKYPVALAVGELSWDQVTAGEAALGPIIKSAKEQLRALPDGVTYGLLRYLNPDVDIDGLDPTIGFNYLGRLGAGAGELSDELWRIDQDALTLTGAASAVAMPLMHTVELNAGTVDSDSGPRLQAGWTWAPSAMDQAQADRLSRLWFEALAGICAHVRNGGGGFTPSDLLPARVSQEQIDDLAQRHTIADVLPLTPVQEGLLFHSTIARGTENDVYAVQLDITVTGVLDQHRLRDAVHAVVARHPNLAARFCELADEAVQIIPADPVIAWRYLDLRGDDLTPDDEIERLCTAERAAVCDLVERPTFRATLIRTSGNQHRFVLTFHHIVIDGWSLPILLQEIFAGYFGHRLPAAPSYRSFVSWLSRQDREAARAAWREVLDGFTTPTLVAPPGHGGPRGVESYRLSAETTKALGELARSCHTTVNTVLQAAWAQLLMALTGQRDVAFGTAVSGRPAELPGSESIVGLLINTVPVRAHTTATTTVADLLEQLQQHHNDTIEHEHLALNEIHHVAGHEQLFDTLFLYESYPIDTSAFAGVHELAVTEFNNREYNHYPLSVMALPGHELGLRVEFDAEAFDVAAIEALVERFQRVLETMTADPTRRLSSMDVVEPGERDVIDTWGNRALLSQPVAVSKSIPERFSEQVARDPEAIAVTFDGRSLTYAELDEDANRLANLLAVYGAGPGESVALLVPRSDEAIVAILAVLKTGAAYLPIDPSVPTSRLEFMLADAKPIAAVTTADLRPRLENSDVLVVEVDDPDDPATAIYPSTTLLPPASDDIAYTIYTSGTTGVPKGVAITHSNVTQVLEKLHPDMPAGPGQVWSQWHSLVFDVSVWEIWGALLHGARLVIVPEHVAGAPDDLHKLLIAEQVTVLYQTPSAVGMLSPEGLENTALVVAGEACPTEVVDRWATGRVMLNAYGPTEATIYAAISAPLKKSSGPVVPIGSPVPTGATFVLDEWLRPVPAGVVGELYLAGRGLGLGYVNRAGLSASRFVACPFGQPGDRMYRTGDLVQWGPDGQLQYLGRADEQVKIRGYRIELGEIQAALADLDGVEQAAVIAREDRPGDKRLVGYVTGSADPAELRGALAQRLPAYMIPAAIVVVPALPLTVNGKLDRRALPAPEYRSAGTYRAPANPVEETIAGIYAHVLGMDRVGVEDSFFDLGGDSISAMRVIAAINTALDAQLAVRTLFEAPTVRALSHQLDNAAESDASPGVGGVSFASVHGSTDTGEVHARDLTLNKFIDSTTLRTAPTLPRPDGHVQTVLLTGATGFLGRYLLLDWLKRLRRVDDTVICLVRGKSDEDARRRLEATFDTDPVLRKHFKELAAERLQVIAGDKGEPNLGLDEQRWHELAERVDLIVDSAAFVNSVLPYWELFGPNVIGTAELIRFALTTKLKPYTFVSTSDVGRQIEPSKFTEDADIRQISATRTVDAGYANGYGNSKWAGEVLLREAHDLCGLPVAVFRSGMIMAEPAYAGQLNVSDTVTRMVLSIVATGLAPESFYELGDGGTRQRAHFDGLPVDFVAEAIITLGWQVARSASAQFETYHVMNPHDDGIGIDTYVDWLVEAGYPIERVADFGEWLQRFEDGLRALPEQQRQNSVLQMLTVLRQHTDDLQPPAPTRGSYAPADRFHEAVRAANIGKANDIPHVSAPVIVKYVTDLQRLGLL; from the coding sequence ATGAGCATCGACTCCAGTCGCACGTTGTTGTCGTTCGATCTACTCGACGACGGTGAGCACGATCAACTGGACGAATGGGGCAACCGGGCCGTGCTCACCGGGCCCGCGCGTACACCGGTGTCGATTCCGACCCTGTTCTCCCGTCAGGCCGTTCGCGCACCGCAAGCGGTTGCGCTCGTCTGCGGTGACCGGTCGTGGACATATCGCGAGCTGAACGAGACCACCAATCGGTTGGCGCACATGCTGGCCGACCACGGCGCGGGCCCGGGTGAAACCGTTGCGCTGCTGCTCCCGCGTTCGGGGCAGGCGATCGTGGCGATCCTGGCGGTGCTCAAGACGGGCGCGGCGTATCTGCCGATCGACCCCGCGCATCCCGATGCCCGCATCGAGTTCATGATGTCGGATGCGATGCCGGTGGCGGCGTTGACCACCGCGGATCTGCGGACCCGCCTGGACGGCACCGATGTGCCGGTGCTCGACATCGACGATCCCGCCGTCGACAGCAAGCCGAGCACGGCGCTGCCCGGCCCGAAACCCGACGACTTGGCGTATATGACCTACACGTCGGGCACCACCGGTGTCCCGAAAGCGGTTGCCGTCACCCATAACAACGTCACTCAGCTCGTCGACGGACTGCACGCAGACCTGCCTTCGGGCCCGGGTCAGGTGTGGTCCCAATGGCATTCGCTGGTATTCGACGTATCGGTCTGGGAGATCTGGGGCGCGCTGCTGCGCGGTGGCCGCCTGGTGGTGGTACCCGAATCGATCGCGAGCTCACCCGAGGATCTGCACAAGCTGCTGGTCGCCGAAAAGGTGACCGTGCTCTGCCAAACCCCTTCGGCGGCCGGGATGTTGTCGTCGGAGCACCTCGATTCGACGACGCTGGTGGTGGCCGGTGAGGCGTGCCCGACTGAGCTGGTCGACCGGTGGGCGACGCCCGGGCGGGTGATGATCAACGCCTACGGCCCGACCGAGGCGACGATCTACGCGGCGATGAGCAAACCGCTCAAGGCGGGATCGGGAGTGGCCCCGATCGGATCGCCGGTTCCCGGCGCGGCGCTGTTCGTGCTCGACCAGTGGCTGCGGCCCGCACCCGAAGGTGTGGTCGGCGAGCTGTACGTGGCCGGAACCGGTGTGGCGACCGGATATTCGCGTCGTCCCGGGCTGACGGCATCCCGATTCATGGCCTGCCCGTTCGGCAAGCCGGGCGACCGGATGTACCGCACCGGTGACCTGGTGCGCTGGGGCGATGACGGGCAGCTGCAGTACCTGGGCCGCTCCGATGAGCAGGTCAAGATCCGCGGGTACCGCATCGAACTCGGCGAGGTCCAGGCGGCCCTGGCCCGGCTCGACGGCGTGGATCAGGCGGTCGTGATCGCTCGGGAGGACCGGCCCGGTGACAAGCGGCTCGTCGGGTACATCACCGGCACCGCCGACCCCACCGCGCTGCGCGCCGAACTGGCCCAGCGCCTGCCCACCTACATGGTGCCTGCCGCGGTCGTGACCATCGAGTCGATTCCGTTGACCGTCAACGGAAAACTCGACAAGCGCGCGCTGCCCGCCCCGGAATACCGCAGCAACGGCAGCGACTACCGGGCCCCGTCGACCCCGGTCGAGGAGATTCTCGCCGAGATCTACGCCCAGGTGCTCGGACAGCAGCGCGTCGGCGTCGACGATTCGTTCTTCGATCTGGGCGGCGACAGCATCCTGTCGATGCAGGTGGTGGCGCGCGCCCGTGCAGCGGGTGTGTCGTGCCGGCCACGTGACATCTTCGTCGAGCAGACCGTGAGCAGGTTGGCCCAGGTCTCGAGGTTCACCGACGCTGAGTCGACGGTGGTCGACGACGGTATCGGCCCGGTGGTTGCGACCCCGATCATGCGGTGGCTGCAGACGGTGCAGGGCCCGGTCGACCAGTTCAACCAGACCTTGGTGCTGCAAGCCCCGGACGGGGTCACCGAAGCCGACGTGCTCGTCGTGCTGCAGGCCCTGCTGGACCGACACGCGACGTTGCGCCTGCAGGCGCCGATCGTGGACGGCGACTGGTCACTGCTGGTTCCGGACCAGGGTGCGGTCGCCGCACGCTCGTGCCTGCGCACCGTGGAGGCGCTGTCCGACGACGCATTGATCGAGGCGCGGTCCAGGCTGAACCCGGCGACCGGGGCGATGCTCAGCGCGGTGTGGGCCGCGGAACCCCGCCAGCTGGTGCTGATGATCCATCACCTCGCCGTCGACGGTGTGTCGTGGCGAATCCTGTTGGAAGACCTGAATATCGCGTGGGCGCAGCATCACAGCGGCCAGCAGGTCGAATTGCCTTCGGGCGGTACGTCGTTCGCCCGGTGGACGGCGCTGCTGGCCGACCATGCACGGGACACTGCCGTGGTAGAACTCGCCGACACGTGGCGCCGGGTGGCACAGACGCCTGCCGCGTTGCCTGCTGTCCAACCGGACATCGATACCTACGCCAATGCCGGCCAACTGTCGGTATCGCTCGACGCCGACACCACGAAGCAACTGCTCGCCGAGGTGCCCGCGGCATTCCACGCGGGCGTGCAAGACATCCTGCTGATCGCGTTCGGCCTGGCCTGGGCGGAATACCTCGGGACGGGCGCCGCGCCGATCGGTATCGACGTCGAGGGCCACGGCCGGGTCGAAGACCTCGCTTCCGATGTCGACCTGTCCCGCACCGTCGGCTGGTTCACCAGCAAGTACCCCGTCGCGCTCGCCGTCGGCGAGTTGTCCTGGGACCAGGTGACCGCCGGGGAGGCCGCGCTGGGCCCGATCATCAAGTCCGCCAAGGAACAACTGCGTGCGCTGCCCGACGGCGTCACCTACGGCCTGCTGCGGTACCTGAACCCCGATGTGGACATCGATGGGCTGGATCCGACCATCGGGTTCAACTACCTGGGACGCCTCGGTGCCGGGGCCGGCGAGCTGTCCGACGAACTGTGGCGCATCGACCAGGACGCGCTGACGCTCACCGGTGCGGCCTCGGCGGTGGCGATGCCGTTGATGCACACCGTCGAACTCAACGCGGGCACGGTGGATTCCGACTCCGGGCCCCGGCTGCAGGCCGGTTGGACCTGGGCGCCCTCGGCGATGGACCAGGCCCAGGCCGACCGACTGAGTCGACTGTGGTTCGAAGCGCTGGCCGGCATCTGCGCGCATGTGCGTAACGGCGGAGGCGGGTTCACGCCGTCCGATCTCCTCCCAGCGCGGGTGAGCCAGGAGCAGATCGACGATCTGGCACAACGGCACACCATCGCCGACGTGCTGCCGTTGACCCCGGTGCAGGAAGGCCTGCTGTTCCACTCGACCATCGCGCGGGGCACCGAGAACGATGTCTACGCAGTGCAGCTGGACATCACCGTGACCGGTGTCCTTGACCAGCATCGGCTGCGCGACGCCGTGCACGCGGTCGTCGCCCGCCACCCGAACCTCGCGGCCCGTTTCTGCGAACTGGCCGACGAGGCCGTGCAGATCATCCCAGCCGACCCGGTGATCGCCTGGCGGTACCTGGATCTGCGGGGTGACGACCTGACCCCCGACGACGAGATCGAGCGGCTGTGCACCGCGGAACGCGCCGCGGTGTGCGATCTGGTGGAACGGCCGACGTTCCGCGCCACGTTGATCCGGACCTCGGGCAATCAGCATCGTTTCGTACTGACCTTCCACCACATCGTCATCGACGGCTGGTCACTGCCGATCCTGCTGCAGGAGATCTTCGCCGGCTACTTCGGCCATCGGTTGCCCGCTGCGCCGTCGTACCGCAGCTTCGTCAGCTGGCTGAGCCGTCAGGATCGCGAAGCCGCGCGAGCGGCGTGGCGCGAGGTGTTGGACGGGTTCACCACGCCCACCCTGGTCGCACCGCCGGGCCATGGCGGGCCACGGGGTGTCGAGTCCTACCGGTTGTCCGCCGAGACCACGAAAGCGCTTGGCGAACTGGCTCGTTCATGCCACACGACCGTGAACACGGTGCTGCAGGCGGCGTGGGCTCAGCTGCTCATGGCCTTGACGGGGCAGCGTGACGTGGCATTCGGCACCGCCGTCTCCGGCCGTCCCGCCGAATTGCCCGGCTCCGAATCCATCGTGGGCCTGTTGATCAACACCGTGCCGGTGCGGGCGCACACCACCGCGACCACCACCGTCGCCGATCTGCTCGAGCAGTTGCAGCAGCACCACAACGACACCATCGAGCATGAGCACTTGGCGCTCAACGAGATTCATCACGTCGCAGGCCACGAGCAACTGTTCGACACGCTGTTCCTCTACGAGAGCTATCCGATCGACACCAGCGCGTTCGCCGGTGTCCACGAGCTGGCGGTCACCGAGTTCAACAACCGCGAGTACAACCACTACCCGCTGTCGGTGATGGCCCTGCCGGGTCATGAACTGGGCCTGCGCGTCGAGTTCGATGCCGAGGCGTTCGACGTGGCCGCCATCGAAGCGCTCGTGGAACGGTTCCAGCGGGTGCTGGAGACCATGACGGCCGATCCCACCAGACGGCTGTCGTCGATGGACGTCGTCGAACCGGGCGAACGCGACGTCATCGACACGTGGGGCAACCGCGCGCTGTTGTCGCAGCCGGTGGCTGTGTCGAAGTCGATTCCTGAGCGGTTCTCCGAGCAGGTGGCCCGCGATCCAGAGGCCATCGCGGTGACGTTCGACGGTCGCTCGCTGACCTATGCCGAACTCGACGAGGACGCCAACCGGTTGGCGAACCTGTTGGCGGTCTACGGCGCCGGCCCGGGGGAATCGGTGGCCCTGTTGGTGCCGCGGTCCGACGAAGCGATCGTCGCGATCCTGGCGGTGCTCAAGACGGGCGCGGCGTACCTGCCGATCGACCCGTCGGTACCGACGTCGCGGTTGGAGTTCATGCTCGCCGACGCCAAGCCGATCGCCGCGGTCACGACCGCGGATCTGCGTCCGCGCCTGGAGAATTCCGATGTGTTGGTCGTCGAGGTGGACGATCCTGACGATCCCGCGACCGCGATCTACCCGAGCACCACGCTGCTGCCGCCTGCGTCCGACGACATCGCCTACACGATCTACACGTCGGGGACGACGGGCGTGCCCAAAGGTGTTGCCATCACGCACAGCAACGTCACCCAGGTGCTGGAGAAGTTGCACCCCGACATGCCCGCAGGCCCGGGACAGGTGTGGTCGCAATGGCATTCGCTGGTCTTCGACGTCTCGGTGTGGGAGATCTGGGGCGCGCTGCTGCACGGCGCGCGGTTGGTGATCGTGCCCGAGCACGTCGCGGGCGCGCCCGATGATCTGCACAAGCTGTTGATCGCCGAACAGGTCACCGTGCTGTACCAGACTCCTTCCGCGGTCGGCATGTTGTCACCGGAAGGCCTGGAGAACACGGCGCTGGTCGTGGCTGGTGAAGCCTGCCCGACCGAGGTCGTGGACCGGTGGGCGACCGGGCGGGTGATGCTCAACGCGTACGGCCCGACCGAGGCGACCATCTACGCGGCGATCAGCGCCCCGCTCAAGAAGTCGTCCGGACCGGTCGTGCCGATCGGTTCACCGGTGCCGACGGGTGCCACGTTCGTGCTCGACGAGTGGTTGCGGCCGGTACCGGCCGGGGTGGTCGGCGAACTGTATCTGGCGGGGCGGGGCTTGGGCCTCGGGTATGTGAACCGGGCCGGATTGTCGGCGTCGCGGTTCGTGGCATGCCCGTTCGGCCAGCCCGGAGACCGGATGTATCGCACCGGCGATCTCGTGCAATGGGGTCCCGACGGTCAGCTGCAGTACCTGGGCCGCGCCGACGAGCAGGTCAAGATTCGCGGGTACCGCATCGAACTCGGCGAGATCCAGGCCGCGCTCGCCGATCTGGACGGTGTCGAACAGGCGGCGGTGATCGCGCGGGAGGACCGTCCGGGCGACAAGCGCCTGGTCGGTTATGTCACCGGATCCGCGGACCCGGCCGAGCTGCGTGGTGCGTTGGCTCAGCGCCTGCCCGCGTACATGATCCCGGCGGCCATCGTGGTGGTGCCTGCGCTGCCCTTGACGGTCAACGGCAAGCTCGATCGCCGTGCCTTGCCCGCCCCTGAATACCGCAGCGCAGGCACCTACCGGGCACCGGCGAACCCGGTCGAGGAAACCATCGCAGGCATCTACGCCCACGTGTTGGGTATGGACCGGGTCGGCGTCGAAGACTCGTTCTTCGACCTCGGTGGCGATTCCATCTCCGCGATGCGGGTGATCGCGGCGATCAACACGGCCCTCGACGCGCAACTCGCGGTCCGAACCCTGTTCGAGGCACCCACGGTGCGGGCGCTGAGCCACCAGCTCGACAACGCCGCCGAATCGGATGCGTCGCCGGGGGTCGGCGGCGTCAGCTTCGCGTCCGTGCACGGCAGCACCGATACCGGTGAGGTCCACGCGCGGGATCTGACGCTGAACAAGTTCATCGACAGCACCACGTTGAGGACAGCTCCGACGCTGCCGCGCCCGGACGGGCACGTCCAGACGGTGCTGCTGACCGGGGCCACCGGATTCCTCGGACGCTACCTGCTGCTGGATTGGCTCAAGCGGTTGCGACGTGTCGACGACACCGTGATCTGCCTGGTCCGGGGCAAGTCCGACGAGGATGCGCGCCGTCGTCTCGAGGCGACCTTCGACACCGACCCCGTCCTGCGCAAGCACTTCAAGGAACTGGCGGCCGAGCGCCTGCAGGTCATCGCCGGTGACAAGGGTGAACCGAATCTCGGGTTGGACGAGCAGCGATGGCACGAGCTGGCCGAACGTGTCGACCTCATCGTCGACTCCGCGGCGTTCGTCAACAGCGTGCTGCCCTACTGGGAGTTGTTCGGGCCCAACGTCATCGGCACCGCCGAACTGATCAGGTTCGCGCTCACCACCAAGCTCAAGCCGTACACCTTCGTGTCCACGTCGGATGTCGGACGCCAGATCGAACCTTCGAAGTTCACCGAAGACGCCGACATCCGGCAGATCAGCGCCACCCGTACCGTCGACGCCGGTTATGCCAACGGCTACGGCAACAGCAAGTGGGCCGGCGAGGTGCTGCTGCGCGAAGCCCACGACCTGTGTGGACTTCCCGTCGCGGTGTTCCGCTCGGGCATGATCATGGCCGAGCCGGCCTACGCGGGTCAGCTGAATGTGTCCGACACGGTGACTCGGATGGTGCTGAGCATCGTGGCCACCGGTTTGGCGCCCGAGTCGTTCTACGAGCTCGGCGACGGTGGCACCCGTCAGCGAGCCCACTTCGACGGTCTGCCGGTCGATTTCGTCGCGGAGGCGATCATCACGCTGGGCTGGCAGGTGGCCCGGTCGGCATCGGCGCAGTTCGAGACGTACCACGTGATGAACCCCCACGACGACGGCATCGGGATCGATACCTACGTCGACTGGCTCGTTGAGGCCGGGTATCCGATCGAACGGGTCGCCGACTTCGGGGAATGGTTGCAGCGGTTCGAAGACGGACTGCGTGCGTTGCCGGAACAGCAGCGGCAGAACTCGGTGCTGCAGATGCTGACGGTGCTGCGGCAGCACACCGACGATCTGCAGCCGCCGGCACCGACCCGCGGCTCGTACGCGCCCGCGGACCGCTTCCACGAAGCGGTGCGAGCGGCGAATATCGGCAAGGCCAACGACATTCCGCACGTCTCGGCGCCGGTGATCGTCAAGTACGTCACCGACCTGCAGCGGCTCGGATTGCTCTGA
- a CDS encoding GAP family protein translates to MWSQILGWALLVALNPMLLGGIVLVISRPRPEQNLFAFWVACVVVNVVTLTGAVIALHSVPSFAAFAQGLSTRDPESGIQPLALCTGVLALGIAVFMAVRSRVRPRVAASTSGRGESTVLVLESDERDTDARRPGPVRSALHAVASPVVRLMTRARDEWDSGALWVSMALSLIYVLPPPFILVISTVIVASATPIVTQLVAVLVFVAVMLVVFEIALLSYAIVPAKTHAVLELVHGWALVHRTQILIVLFGLVGIWQVLTGVGIA, encoded by the coding sequence ATGTGGAGCCAAATTCTCGGCTGGGCACTGTTGGTGGCATTGAACCCGATGCTGCTGGGCGGCATCGTGCTGGTGATCTCACGGCCCCGTCCCGAACAGAACCTGTTCGCGTTCTGGGTGGCCTGTGTGGTCGTGAACGTGGTGACGTTGACGGGTGCGGTGATAGCGCTGCACAGCGTGCCGTCCTTCGCCGCGTTCGCGCAGGGACTGTCCACCCGCGACCCGGAATCGGGGATCCAGCCCCTGGCGCTGTGCACGGGAGTGCTCGCGCTGGGTATCGCCGTGTTCATGGCGGTGCGCAGCCGGGTGCGGCCACGGGTCGCGGCCTCCACGTCCGGCCGCGGTGAATCCACGGTCCTGGTCTTGGAATCGGATGAGCGGGACACCGACGCACGCCGCCCGGGCCCCGTCAGGTCCGCGCTACATGCGGTGGCGTCTCCGGTCGTCCGGTTGATGACGCGGGCGCGCGACGAGTGGGACAGCGGAGCGCTGTGGGTATCGATGGCGCTGTCGCTGATTTATGTGCTGCCACCCCCGTTCATCCTTGTGATCAGCACGGTGATCGTCGCGTCGGCGACCCCGATCGTCACGCAGCTGGTCGCGGTCCTGGTGTTCGTCGCGGTGATGCTCGTGGTTTTCGAGATCGCCCTGCTCAGTTATGCGATCGTCCCGGCCAAGACACATGCGGTGCTGGAATTGGTGCACGGGTGGGCGTTGGTGCACCGCACACAGATCCTGATCGTCCTGTTCGGTCTGGTGGGGATCTGGCAGGTGCTCACGGGCGTCGGCATTGCGTAA